A window from Onychostoma macrolepis isolate SWU-2019 chromosome 07, ASM1243209v1, whole genome shotgun sequence encodes these proteins:
- the LOC131544367 gene encoding uncharacterized protein LOC131544367 isoform X2: MGLSREERTTQTRRLETERPVACVVFYRSVKMTKLSYITCIILNLCTFAVGTLLYVSQLESAVRVQPGRTTTLHCFTPDDGHFKVFWLKLQNGSALVLVALAESDKTGIIVGEKFQDASKYRLTWNQLSFNLSVLNIEQTDIAVYFCGIIIFNRMFFGNGTRLMFEEHFNGTGLVKEKEDHWSDHLFVYALLTLVPVTVASILLNIILYLQKTDTSKNQRFVRSHKLGKIQMFVLKDVETQVVYTAVKDD, from the exons atggggctgtcacgtgaagaacgaacgactcaaacccgaagactcgaaacag AAAGGCCTGTGGCATGTGTAGTCTTCTACAGATCAGTTAAGATGACTAAATTATCATACATCACGTGCATTATACTTAACCTTT gTACATTTGCTGTCGGCACTTTACTGTATGTGTCTCAACTAGAGTCAGCAGTGAGAGTTCAGCCTGGACGCACCACAACTCTTCACTGCTTCACACCAGACGACGGACACTTTAAAGTGTTTtggttaaaattacaaaacgGTTCTGCTCTGGTTCTTGTGGCTTTGGCTGAATCAGACAAAACTGGTATAATAGTTGGAGAAAAATTTCAGGACGCCTCAAAGTATAGATTGACATGGAACCAGCTCAGCTTCAATCTCTCAGTACTGAACATCGAGCAAACAGACATCGCTGTGTACTTCTGtgggattattatttttaataggaTGTTTTTTGGAAATGGAACAAGACTGATGTTTGAAGAGCATTTTAATG gAACAGGGCTAGTTAAAGAAAAAGAAGACCACTGGA GTGACCATTTATTTGTCTATGCTCTGCTCACACTGGTGCCAGTCACTGTGGCCTCAATACTTCTCAACATCATCCTGTATCTACAAAAAACAG ATACATCGAAGAACCAAAGATTTGTCCGAAGTCATAAACTTggtaaaatacaaatgtttgttttaaaagatGTGGAGACCCAGGTTGTATACACAGCTGTAAAAGATGATtga
- the LOC131544367 gene encoding uncharacterized protein LOC131544367 isoform X3, with protein sequence MGLSREERTTQTRRLETGTFAVGTLLYVSQLESAVRVQPGRTTTLHCFTPDDGHFKVFWLKLQNGSALVLVALAESDKTGIIVGEKFQDASKYRLTWNQLSFNLSVLNIEQTDIAVYFCGIIIFNRMFFGNGTRLMFEEHFNGTGLVKEKEDHWSDHLFVYALLTLVPVTVASILLNIILYLQKTDTSKNQRFVRSHKLGKIQMFVLKDVETQVVYTAVKDD encoded by the exons atggggctgtcacgtgaagaacgaacgactcaaacccgaagactcgaaacag gTACATTTGCTGTCGGCACTTTACTGTATGTGTCTCAACTAGAGTCAGCAGTGAGAGTTCAGCCTGGACGCACCACAACTCTTCACTGCTTCACACCAGACGACGGACACTTTAAAGTGTTTtggttaaaattacaaaacgGTTCTGCTCTGGTTCTTGTGGCTTTGGCTGAATCAGACAAAACTGGTATAATAGTTGGAGAAAAATTTCAGGACGCCTCAAAGTATAGATTGACATGGAACCAGCTCAGCTTCAATCTCTCAGTACTGAACATCGAGCAAACAGACATCGCTGTGTACTTCTGtgggattattatttttaataggaTGTTTTTTGGAAATGGAACAAGACTGATGTTTGAAGAGCATTTTAATG gAACAGGGCTAGTTAAAGAAAAAGAAGACCACTGGA GTGACCATTTATTTGTCTATGCTCTGCTCACACTGGTGCCAGTCACTGTGGCCTCAATACTTCTCAACATCATCCTGTATCTACAAAAAACAG ATACATCGAAGAACCAAAGATTTGTCCGAAGTCATAAACTTggtaaaatacaaatgtttgttttaaaagatGTGGAGACCCAGGTTGTATACACAGCTGTAAAAGATGATtga
- the LOC131544367 gene encoding uncharacterized protein LOC131544367 isoform X1: MWLKRSSCIMCTKPPPPHSITLSRLIFYPAERPVACVVFYRSVKMTKLSYITCIILNLCTFAVGTLLYVSQLESAVRVQPGRTTTLHCFTPDDGHFKVFWLKLQNGSALVLVALAESDKTGIIVGEKFQDASKYRLTWNQLSFNLSVLNIEQTDIAVYFCGIIIFNRMFFGNGTRLMFEEHFNGTGLVKEKEDHWSDHLFVYALLTLVPVTVASILLNIILYLQKTDTSKNQRFVRSHKLGKIQMFVLKDVETQVVYTAVKDD; this comes from the exons ATGTGGCTAAAGCGGTCAAGTTGCATAATGTGCACAAAGCCTCCACCCCCTCACTCAATAACCCTTTCAAGATTGATCTTTTATCCCGCAGAAAGGCCTGTGGCATGTGTAGTCTTCTACAGATCAGTTAAGATGACTAAATTATCATACATCACGTGCATTATACTTAACCTTT gTACATTTGCTGTCGGCACTTTACTGTATGTGTCTCAACTAGAGTCAGCAGTGAGAGTTCAGCCTGGACGCACCACAACTCTTCACTGCTTCACACCAGACGACGGACACTTTAAAGTGTTTtggttaaaattacaaaacgGTTCTGCTCTGGTTCTTGTGGCTTTGGCTGAATCAGACAAAACTGGTATAATAGTTGGAGAAAAATTTCAGGACGCCTCAAAGTATAGATTGACATGGAACCAGCTCAGCTTCAATCTCTCAGTACTGAACATCGAGCAAACAGACATCGCTGTGTACTTCTGtgggattattatttttaataggaTGTTTTTTGGAAATGGAACAAGACTGATGTTTGAAGAGCATTTTAATG gAACAGGGCTAGTTAAAGAAAAAGAAGACCACTGGA GTGACCATTTATTTGTCTATGCTCTGCTCACACTGGTGCCAGTCACTGTGGCCTCAATACTTCTCAACATCATCCTGTATCTACAAAAAACAG ATACATCGAAGAACCAAAGATTTGTCCGAAGTCATAAACTTggtaaaatacaaatgtttgttttaaaagatGTGGAGACCCAGGTTGTATACACAGCTGTAAAAGATGATtga
- the LOC131544367 gene encoding uncharacterized protein LOC131544367 isoform X4: MTKLSYITCIILNLCTFAVGTLLYVSQLESAVRVQPGRTTTLHCFTPDDGHFKVFWLKLQNGSALVLVALAESDKTGIIVGEKFQDASKYRLTWNQLSFNLSVLNIEQTDIAVYFCGIIIFNRMFFGNGTRLMFEEHFNGTGLVKEKEDHWSDHLFVYALLTLVPVTVASILLNIILYLQKTDTSKNQRFVRSHKLGKIQMFVLKDVETQVVYTAVKDD; the protein is encoded by the exons ATGACTAAATTATCATACATCACGTGCATTATACTTAACCTTT gTACATTTGCTGTCGGCACTTTACTGTATGTGTCTCAACTAGAGTCAGCAGTGAGAGTTCAGCCTGGACGCACCACAACTCTTCACTGCTTCACACCAGACGACGGACACTTTAAAGTGTTTtggttaaaattacaaaacgGTTCTGCTCTGGTTCTTGTGGCTTTGGCTGAATCAGACAAAACTGGTATAATAGTTGGAGAAAAATTTCAGGACGCCTCAAAGTATAGATTGACATGGAACCAGCTCAGCTTCAATCTCTCAGTACTGAACATCGAGCAAACAGACATCGCTGTGTACTTCTGtgggattattatttttaataggaTGTTTTTTGGAAATGGAACAAGACTGATGTTTGAAGAGCATTTTAATG gAACAGGGCTAGTTAAAGAAAAAGAAGACCACTGGA GTGACCATTTATTTGTCTATGCTCTGCTCACACTGGTGCCAGTCACTGTGGCCTCAATACTTCTCAACATCATCCTGTATCTACAAAAAACAG ATACATCGAAGAACCAAAGATTTGTCCGAAGTCATAAACTTggtaaaatacaaatgtttgttttaaaagatGTGGAGACCCAGGTTGTATACACAGCTGTAAAAGATGATtga